In the genome of Bacillus sp. S3, one region contains:
- a CDS encoding M20/M25/M40 family metallo-hydrolase, giving the protein MKRGKKRSAILLSTMLVTSGLYFSPVNLPIKAAAAAQDVTNPSIKAFDQKVIARVNAERIYQDLYYLSETIGPRVTGTEGEQQAVEFIKNRLLSLGYEVETQEFSIPDKTIGHLHTSDNNEVMVNIPAGSAATPNEGITSLLFDAKLGKAADFTADAKGRIALISRGEITFKEKVDNAVAAGAIGVLIYDNISQPGPLNPSIGGEAAVPVGGISKASGEALLKDVVTQGKTVTMNVQRLKNAKSQNIIATRKPNQGANHDIVHVSAHIDSVPFAPGANDNASGTAVALELANVLKSYPIDKELRFVFVGAEEIGLVGSAHYVSKLSQDEVSRSLANFNMDMVGTGWDNATAIYLNTVDGKANIVSETAKATANRIGTSSELVLYQRGSSDHVSFHDAGIPAVNFIRREPGTANLEPYYHTPNDKIEHVSIERLKEAGDLVGASLYSLIRK; this is encoded by the coding sequence TTGAAAAGAGGAAAAAAGCGCTCGGCCATTTTACTATCTACCATGCTAGTAACTTCAGGTTTGTATTTTTCTCCGGTGAATCTGCCAATTAAGGCAGCAGCCGCAGCACAGGATGTAACGAACCCAAGCATTAAGGCCTTTGACCAAAAGGTCATTGCAAGAGTCAATGCCGAAAGAATCTATCAAGATCTCTACTATCTATCAGAAACGATTGGTCCGCGCGTAACCGGAACAGAGGGGGAGCAGCAGGCTGTTGAATTCATAAAAAACCGTCTCTTATCTTTAGGCTATGAGGTAGAAACGCAGGAATTCAGCATTCCTGACAAAACGATTGGACATTTGCATACAAGCGATAATAATGAAGTGATGGTGAATATACCTGCCGGCTCCGCGGCGACACCTAATGAGGGAATCACCTCTCTATTATTTGATGCAAAATTGGGCAAAGCGGCGGATTTTACTGCAGATGCAAAGGGCAGGATTGCACTGATCTCCAGAGGGGAAATTACGTTTAAAGAAAAAGTAGATAACGCAGTCGCAGCAGGGGCGATCGGAGTATTAATCTATGATAATATTAGTCAGCCAGGTCCATTGAATCCTTCCATCGGCGGTGAAGCGGCCGTTCCGGTAGGCGGCATTTCAAAAGCAAGCGGTGAAGCCTTGCTGAAGGACGTTGTGACGCAAGGTAAAACGGTGACAATGAATGTCCAGCGTCTTAAGAATGCGAAGTCACAAAACATAATTGCTACTAGGAAGCCTAATCAAGGGGCAAACCACGACATCGTGCATGTCTCGGCCCATATCGACAGTGTTCCGTTTGCCCCGGGAGCAAACGACAATGCTTCAGGTACTGCCGTTGCTTTAGAATTGGCCAATGTTTTAAAAAGCTACCCAATCGATAAAGAATTGCGGTTTGTGTTTGTCGGTGCTGAAGAGATCGGCTTGGTCGGTTCGGCACATTATGTCAGCAAGTTAAGCCAAGATGAAGTCAGCCGCAGCCTCGCGAACTTCAATATGGATATGGTTGGAACCGGGTGGGATAATGCGACCGCAATTTATTTAAATACGGTTGACGGGAAGGCAAATATTGTGTCAGAGACAGCCAAGGCAACCGCAAATAGAATTGGTACTTCATCAGAGTTGGTGCTCTATCAGCGTGGCTCTTCTGACCACGTTTCCTTCCATGATGCGGGCATCCCGGCAGTTAACTTTATTCGCCGCGAACCTGGAACAGCAAACCTGGAGCCATATTATCATACGCCAAATGACAAAATTGAACATGTCAGCATTGAGCGTCTGAAAGAAGCTGGCGACCTGGTTGGAGCCTCTCTATACAGTTTGATCAGAAAATAG
- a CDS encoding metallophosphoesterase family protein produces the protein MSIQDLNKGIDRRKFMKIGGMSTLALTLASTGLPGDLFTNHVHADELGNAKLQFNSDGKYKVVQFNDTQDDERIDRRTIELMEKVLDSEKPDFVVLNGDNITGGCDSEIEMKQALNNVAQPMEKRGIKWAVTFGNHDEDSSHLSGMYENDMLKFYMNYKYNMNEPGEKGLTGTGNMNLLIKNSKGNNAAFNLWLLDSGRYAPAEIAGQDFKGYPTWDWLRFNQVNWYYEKSKKLEKQYGFKVPSLVFIHIPLWEHRFMWYGSVDSRTQANHDLAAAKHNIVGERNEDECPGPVNGGLFSAMLDRGDVKGVFCGHDHVNTYCGNYYGILLGYAGNTGFGTYGLSGADRNRLRGARVFNLDENKEGVLVETHMVFAKDFGIDLTANDQSIDPLPLNNGEKEKAVKG, from the coding sequence ATGAGTATTCAGGATCTAAACAAAGGGATAGACAGAAGGAAATTTATGAAAATCGGAGGAATGAGTACGCTCGCATTAACACTTGCGTCTACTGGATTGCCTGGAGATTTATTTACTAACCATGTACATGCTGATGAATTAGGAAATGCTAAGCTTCAATTTAACTCAGATGGAAAGTATAAAGTTGTACAATTTAACGATACTCAGGATGATGAACGAATTGATCGCAGAACCATTGAACTTATGGAGAAGGTTCTTGACTCAGAGAAGCCGGATTTTGTAGTTCTTAACGGTGACAATATTACAGGAGGCTGTGATAGTGAGATAGAGATGAAACAAGCCTTAAATAATGTAGCTCAGCCAATGGAAAAAAGAGGTATCAAATGGGCAGTTACATTTGGAAATCATGATGAAGATTCTTCACACCTAAGTGGAATGTATGAAAATGACATGCTGAAGTTCTATATGAATTACAAATATAATATGAACGAACCTGGAGAAAAGGGCCTTACCGGAACAGGTAACATGAACCTTTTAATAAAAAATTCAAAAGGCAATAATGCCGCATTCAACCTCTGGCTTCTTGATAGCGGAAGATATGCACCAGCAGAAATTGCAGGACAGGATTTCAAAGGGTATCCTACTTGGGACTGGCTTCGATTTAATCAAGTGAATTGGTATTATGAGAAATCCAAAAAACTTGAGAAGCAATACGGTTTTAAAGTGCCTTCACTTGTATTCATTCATATCCCTCTATGGGAACATCGTTTTATGTGGTATGGAAGTGTTGATAGTAGAACACAAGCGAACCATGATCTTGCAGCGGCAAAACATAATATAGTAGGAGAAAGAAATGAAGACGAATGTCCAGGACCGGTTAACGGCGGTTTGTTTTCAGCCATGTTAGATAGAGGGGACGTTAAGGGCGTTTTCTGCGGACATGATCATGTAAACACCTACTGTGGCAACTATTATGGAATTTTGCTTGGCTATGCCGGCAACACAGGTTTTGGAACGTACGGCCTTTCTGGAGCTGATCGAAACAGACTGCGTGGAGCGAGAGTATTCAATTTAGATGAAAATAAAGAAGGTGTTCTTGTAGAAACTCATATGGTTTTCGCTAAGGACTTTGGAATTGATTTAACAGCGAACGATCAAAGTATCGATCCTTTACCATTAAACAATGGAGAAAAGGAAAAAGCGGTAAAAGGATAA
- a CDS encoding DeoR/GlpR family DNA-binding transcription regulator: MNKHEMAERYRVIIRELEMKNKINVIDLAIKLNVTPETIRKDLSVLEEKKKLRRIHGGAIQYFGSLKELHFNKKIGIYHNQKKMIGESAATFIMDGETVALDVGSTTLHIARSIKNVKNITVVTNSLAAAEILNNRLENQLFDGNVIVLGGTTNPLQRSISGPLTNQLLEHFYFDKAFISCGGMSKDGICDFNIDKATASTIMMKRSGSVFVVTDSSKMNQKALFHIGSFPSIDCVISDQEMPADWSKDAMVRNVKWINAGAIDAQTSSRGEGIM; this comes from the coding sequence ATGAATAAGCATGAAATGGCAGAAAGGTATAGAGTAATCATAAGAGAACTTGAGATGAAAAATAAAATTAATGTAATAGATTTAGCCATTAAATTAAACGTAACACCGGAAACAATCCGAAAAGATTTAAGCGTCCTTGAGGAGAAAAAGAAACTGCGTAGAATTCACGGTGGGGCAATTCAATATTTTGGTTCGCTTAAAGAACTCCATTTTAATAAAAAAATCGGCATCTACCATAATCAAAAAAAAATGATAGGGGAATCTGCCGCAACTTTTATTATGGATGGGGAAACAGTTGCTCTCGATGTAGGATCAACAACTTTACATATTGCAAGGTCAATTAAAAATGTAAAAAATATCACGGTTGTGACCAACTCATTAGCAGCAGCTGAAATCTTAAATAATCGATTAGAAAATCAGCTATTTGATGGCAATGTAATCGTACTCGGAGGAACAACCAATCCACTGCAACGATCAATCAGTGGACCGTTAACCAATCAGTTATTAGAACATTTTTACTTTGATAAAGCATTTATTTCATGCGGAGGAATGAGCAAAGATGGAATATGTGATTTCAATATTGATAAAGCAACGGCATCTACTATTATGATGAAAAGATCAGGAAGTGTTTTTGTTGTAACTGATTCTTCCAAAATGAATCAGAAGGCTCTGTTTCATATAGGGTCATTCCCATCAATTGATTGTGTCATTTCAGATCAAGAAATGCCCGCTGATTGGTCAAAAGATGCGATGGTTAGAAACGTAAAATGGATAAATGCAGGTGCCATAGATGCTCAAACATCGAGTAGGGGCGAAGGGATCATGTAG
- a CDS encoding general stress protein, whose amino-acid sequence MHTHEKHLVGVYDTESEVIQAVENLKRQGYAAEDISVIGKNKEQVHEINEATSTKTEEGFVAGAATGGALGGLVGLLAGVGALAIPGVGPFIAAGPIAATLTGAAVGAGAGGLAGALIGMGLPEEEAHRYEGLVNEGKFIVVVERRENHVGDHFFTNRANQSSTDPITPPDNPPVTDAPITDIDSNRNY is encoded by the coding sequence ATGCATACACATGAAAAACACTTGGTGGGAGTTTATGATACTGAAAGTGAAGTTATCCAGGCCGTTGAAAACCTCAAACGCCAGGGATATGCTGCCGAGGATATATCGGTGATTGGAAAGAACAAAGAACAGGTACATGAAATTAATGAGGCTACTAGTACGAAAACGGAAGAAGGCTTTGTAGCGGGAGCGGCAACTGGCGGTGCGCTAGGCGGGCTTGTCGGTTTGTTGGCAGGCGTAGGAGCTCTAGCCATTCCAGGCGTCGGACCGTTTATAGCAGCGGGACCAATAGCAGCAACTTTAACCGGAGCTGCAGTTGGTGCAGGAGCTGGCGGATTGGCAGGAGCGTTGATTGGAATGGGTCTTCCTGAAGAAGAAGCGCACCGTTATGAAGGGCTTGTTAATGAAGGGAAATTTATTGTTGTGGTGGAACGTCGAGAAAATCATGTTGGAGATCACTTTTTTACTAATCGTGCCAACCAAAGCTCTACAGATCCAATCACACCACCCGATAATCCGCCCGTTACTGACGCCCCAATCACTGACATCGATAGCAATCGAAACTATTAA
- a CDS encoding MFS transporter translates to MDQSMVKAGKQYRKLFLAGVVNGIGDRFSSVAILAMLLQITGSGFAVGITLAIRLIPFVFFGPLGGWLADRIPRKSILVTTDLLRIIFALSFLFVHSKEELWIVYLSSFFLAAGEAIYSPARKSAIPLLVNKEQLIKVNSLEQVLIGIVLIGGAFSGGIVSYIFGAHVTFWFNAASFLGAATIISTIKFPENKRVEEGNKFRKEAQLAVLKKIMLMSAPVLILLICEVLIASMNGIDNVLISVYAVNEFQLGDVGVGLFYGALGIGLTLSYSIANRLRKNFLVTGLVCLLLEGASLLVLSRIHVAAFAFLLFCSVAFMSGIGNACFDTILMKEIPEEHQGMMFGLLATIGNTILGLSMFLSGIALNYLAPRSLGLIGGIAYILISVILLIVISSNRQTCNR, encoded by the coding sequence ATGGATCAGTCAATGGTTAAAGCAGGGAAACAGTATCGGAAATTATTCCTAGCTGGGGTTGTGAATGGTATTGGGGATCGGTTTAGCTCTGTTGCTATATTAGCGATGCTGCTGCAAATAACCGGATCAGGCTTTGCAGTGGGAATAACGTTAGCTATCCGGTTAATCCCCTTTGTCTTCTTTGGACCTTTAGGAGGATGGCTGGCAGACCGGATCCCAAGAAAGTCAATATTAGTTACAACCGATCTGCTCCGAATCATTTTCGCCCTATCCTTCTTATTCGTTCACAGTAAAGAGGAGCTGTGGATCGTTTATCTTAGTTCGTTTTTTTTAGCTGCTGGTGAAGCCATTTATAGTCCAGCAAGAAAGTCGGCCATCCCTCTCCTTGTGAACAAGGAACAGCTAATAAAAGTGAATAGTTTAGAACAAGTCTTAATCGGGATTGTATTGATCGGTGGCGCCTTTTCAGGTGGGATTGTGTCCTATATTTTTGGCGCTCATGTAACATTTTGGTTCAATGCCGCCTCTTTCTTAGGTGCAGCCACGATAATCTCAACGATTAAATTTCCTGAAAATAAGCGAGTAGAGGAAGGCAATAAGTTTAGAAAAGAGGCGCAACTCGCCGTATTAAAAAAAATCATGTTGATGTCTGCTCCCGTTCTAATCCTCTTGATTTGTGAGGTCTTAATCGCCTCGATGAACGGAATCGATAATGTCCTCATTAGCGTGTATGCCGTGAATGAGTTTCAACTGGGGGATGTTGGGGTTGGCCTATTTTATGGGGCCTTAGGGATCGGTTTAACATTAAGCTACTCAATTGCAAATCGACTTCGGAAAAATTTCTTAGTCACAGGTTTAGTCTGTTTACTGTTAGAAGGTGCTTCTCTGTTAGTATTAAGTAGAATCCATGTAGCAGCCTTTGCCTTTCTTTTATTTTGCAGCGTGGCGTTTATGTCGGGGATTGGGAATGCCTGTTTTGATACCATATTAATGAAGGAAATTCCTGAAGAGCATCAGGGGATGATGTTTGGATTGTTAGCGACCATCGGAAACACGATTTTAGGTCTATCTATGTTTTTATCTGGGATTGCACTAAATTATCTTGCACCACGCTCCTTAGGTTTAATTGGCGGAATTGCCTATATCCTGATTTCGGTTATCTTACTAATTGTCATTTCATCAAATCGACAAACTTGCAATAGATGA
- a CDS encoding metalloregulator ArsR/SmtB family transcription factor, whose translation MQLDKIVGFHKALGDLTRIRIIGLLQQGPLHGQAIAGKLGLKPPTITHHMTKLREVGLIREQRDKNTIYFSLNTKTLENSAKAIFTVGTGGESSLEMSVTAEERTAIINNFFTKEGKLKNYPAQRKKKLVVLSHIVKGLDFGKVYQEKEINEYLKQFHEDYATLRRELIMCQYMYRENNLYELNPVELWWLS comes from the coding sequence ATGCAATTGGATAAAATAGTTGGTTTTCATAAAGCATTAGGGGATCTTACACGAATACGAATTATTGGCCTGCTCCAGCAAGGACCTTTACATGGGCAGGCTATTGCCGGGAAGCTTGGACTCAAACCGCCAACGATTACCCACCATATGACGAAGCTGCGGGAGGTTGGCCTAATTAGAGAACAACGTGATAAAAATACCATTTATTTTTCGCTGAATACAAAGACTTTAGAAAATAGTGCCAAAGCCATTTTCACGGTTGGGACAGGGGGTGAATCGAGTTTGGAAATGTCGGTAACAGCAGAGGAACGCACTGCCATTATCAATAACTTCTTCACAAAAGAAGGAAAACTGAAAAATTATCCTGCCCAACGAAAGAAAAAGCTTGTTGTTCTTTCACATATAGTAAAGGGATTAGATTTCGGAAAAGTCTATCAAGAAAAAGAGATTAATGAATATTTAAAACAATTTCATGAGGATTATGCCACATTACGACGTGAGCTGATCATGTGTCAGTATATGTATCGCGAAAATAATCTCTATGAACTAAATCCTGTTGAATTATGGTGGTTAAGTTAA
- a CDS encoding TraR/DksA family transcriptional regulator, with protein sequence MLTERELTHFKNKLLRMKQEMTKVIESNRPLTFEDYGELTSMDNHFADTASQLEDREVQFSIKESAQHILTEVNEALDRIQNGTYGKCVDTGEEIPVVRLEVLPYAKRTIEAQKMFDETADAINQTELSFSTPKDDERGDQRLQTVDELQYEHGNSSFRIK encoded by the coding sequence ATGTTAACAGAGAGGGAACTCACCCATTTTAAGAATAAATTATTAAGAATGAAGCAGGAAATGACTAAGGTAATTGAATCAAACCGGCCATTAACCTTTGAGGATTACGGGGAATTGACCAGCATGGATAATCACTTTGCGGATACCGCGTCACAATTGGAAGATAGGGAAGTACAGTTTTCCATAAAAGAATCGGCCCAGCATATTCTAACTGAGGTAAATGAAGCGTTAGACCGAATTCAGAATGGCACCTATGGCAAATGTGTGGATACAGGAGAGGAGATTCCTGTTGTCAGGCTGGAGGTTCTTCCCTATGCAAAACGTACGATAGAAGCACAAAAGATGTTTGATGAAACGGCAGATGCCATTAATCAGACAGAACTCTCCTTTTCCACACCGAAAGACGATGAAAGAGGCGATCAACGGCTTCAAACAGTTGATGAATTGCAATACGAACACGGGAACTCATCATTCAGAATAAAGTAA
- a CDS encoding alkaline phosphatase family protein, which translates to MKISIFAGIFVLNLSFFSMISPAEAGNNQEADRKVILISFDGMKNDYTNKYMKENKLPHIKELRDNGVWAKKPSTITPSLTAPSHAAIATGATPDQTGIVSNQWHELNKTVGNEDDGFQAKIQVPPLWTEARKQGKTTATIAFPGANPKDEKQGDYSIYYGKTWSPSNLESLTFKDAVNWIQPPNSFSPLKEAEFSIKMENKKNHLIHILAIDSTDDQKQNYDTFLLSEDKKADQEDSMIEGKQWGSLSLDIKAQQAAGFWFKMKADNHDLNRPIQMYRTAVTSGLISGPKGFSDEIKKQFGFFPAQDDDTALEKGWITRKEYEEISTRFVMWVTNVSLYIKQKYKPDLLMFYAPQIDHEQHKYLLIDPRQPGFTPEKSKKYMDYIEWSYRLADKVVGKTWDSLNEDDYLFVVSDHGITGSFYSITKQIIKRCRIVKSR; encoded by the coding sequence ATGAAAATATCTATATTTGCAGGCATATTTGTTCTAAACCTTAGTTTTTTTTCCATGATTTCTCCAGCAGAAGCCGGCAATAATCAAGAAGCTGACAGAAAGGTCATACTCATTTCTTTTGATGGAATGAAAAATGACTACACCAATAAATATATGAAAGAAAATAAATTGCCTCATATCAAAGAGCTGCGAGACAACGGAGTATGGGCAAAAAAACCCTCTACAATTACTCCTTCTCTTACAGCGCCTTCACACGCAGCAATCGCCACTGGAGCGACACCTGACCAGACCGGGATTGTAAGTAATCAATGGCATGAACTGAATAAAACGGTAGGAAATGAAGACGACGGTTTCCAAGCGAAAATCCAGGTACCTCCATTGTGGACAGAGGCTAGAAAACAAGGAAAAACAACAGCCACCATTGCGTTTCCCGGAGCTAATCCAAAGGATGAAAAACAAGGCGATTACTCTATTTATTATGGAAAAACATGGTCTCCAAGCAATTTGGAGTCATTAACCTTTAAAGATGCTGTCAATTGGATTCAGCCTCCCAATAGCTTTAGTCCTTTAAAAGAAGCAGAATTCTCTATCAAGATGGAAAATAAAAAGAACCATCTTATCCACATTTTAGCGATCGATTCAACCGATGATCAAAAGCAAAACTATGACACTTTTCTATTATCTGAAGATAAAAAGGCAGATCAAGAGGACTCTATGATAGAAGGAAAACAATGGGGATCTCTTTCTTTAGATATAAAAGCTCAGCAAGCTGCTGGTTTTTGGTTCAAAATGAAAGCAGATAACCACGACCTTAACCGTCCGATTCAAATGTACCGGACAGCTGTGACTTCCGGCTTAATAAGTGGTCCAAAAGGATTTTCTGATGAAATAAAGAAACAGTTTGGTTTTTTTCCGGCTCAGGATGATGATACTGCCCTCGAAAAAGGATGGATTACGAGAAAGGAATATGAGGAGATCAGCACACGATTTGTCATGTGGGTAACCAATGTTTCTCTCTATATAAAACAGAAATATAAGCCTGATTTACTAATGTTTTATGCTCCGCAAATTGATCATGAGCAGCATAAGTATTTATTAATCGATCCCCGTCAGCCAGGATTCACACCTGAGAAGTCAAAAAAATATATGGATTATATCGAATGGTCATACCGATTAGCAGACAAGGTGGTAGGGAAAACGTGGGATTCCCTAAATGAGGATGATTATTTGTTTGTTGTCTCCGATCATGGGATAACCGGCTCATTCTACTCTATCACCAAACAAATTATTAAAAGATGCCGGATTGTTAAAAGTAGATGA
- a CDS encoding DUF421 domain-containing protein, which translates to MLLLLEKLAIGLVALIIIIRLMGKKELAQITTLDFAFAVILADLVANITVDDTYKWWHMIIAMCFWVIMIFILDWFTRNNKKFEKLIQGEPQVIILHGKINRQLMKKERMTKSVLETMLRQEGIFDIDEVRVAFLEVDGKLSVLKRGEDIES; encoded by the coding sequence GTGTTACTGTTGTTAGAAAAATTGGCAATTGGTCTAGTTGCATTAATTATTATCATCCGGTTGATGGGGAAAAAGGAATTGGCGCAGATTACAACATTAGATTTTGCGTTTGCTGTGATATTAGCGGACCTGGTCGCTAATATTACCGTGGATGATACGTATAAATGGTGGCATATGATTATAGCGATGTGTTTTTGGGTCATAATGATTTTTATTCTTGATTGGTTTACAAGGAATAATAAGAAGTTTGAAAAATTGATCCAAGGAGAGCCGCAAGTGATAATTTTACATGGGAAAATAAATAGGCAGCTAATGAAAAAAGAAAGAATGACTAAATCAGTATTGGAAACCATGCTGCGGCAGGAGGGTATTTTTGATATTGATGAGGTCAGAGTAGCGTTCTTGGAAGTGGATGGAAAGTTATCTGTACTAAAAAGGGGAGAAGATATTGAGTCCTAA
- a CDS encoding ribonuclease J — protein MITKKNPLSIFALGGINEIGKNMYVVQYADDIVIIDCGGKFPDESLLGIDLIIPDVTYLEENQEKIRALIVTHGHEDHIGGIPYFLRKVNVPIYATRFTLGLIELKLDEHRLTRDTKLIPIDSESQLELGEMNVSFFRVNHSIPDCLGIVFHTPEGNVVHTGDFKFDLTPTNQHPDIHKMAAIGEQGVLVLISESTNAERTGLSPSERMVGSHLTEAFMKADGKIFISTFASNVNRVQQVVESCMKTNRKLALLGRSMVNVVSVAMERGYLTVPDGMLIEANEVDHLAPEKVAILCTGSQGEPMAALARLASGNYRDISIYPGDTVILAASPIPGNEKDVSRIIDNLFQLGAKVIYGSGSTTGMHVSGHGYQEDLKLMLTLMKPTYFIPVHGEFRMLHHHRLLAESVGVEPGNTFTIKNGDVVDVENSIARQTRRIPSGDTYVDGMGVGDVGEIVLRDRKQLSEDGMLVIVLTLSKTDRKIIQGPDTISRGFVYVKDSEDLLREINRLVKKTVNDLQAENIRQWNVIKQNIKKSVGQYLFAKTKRKPMILPIIIEI, from the coding sequence GTGATAACTAAAAAAAATCCTTTATCTATTTTCGCTCTAGGCGGCATAAATGAAATCGGTAAAAACATGTATGTGGTTCAATACGCAGATGATATTGTCATCATCGACTGTGGCGGAAAATTTCCGGATGAAAGCTTATTAGGAATTGATTTAATTATTCCTGATGTTACTTACTTGGAAGAGAATCAGGAAAAAATCCGTGCGTTAATCGTGACACACGGGCACGAAGATCATATTGGCGGAATTCCTTATTTTTTACGAAAAGTAAATGTCCCCATTTATGCCACTCGCTTTACACTAGGTTTAATTGAATTAAAATTAGATGAGCATCGGCTTACAAGGGACACGAAACTCATTCCAATCGATTCTGAATCTCAGCTTGAATTAGGTGAGATGAATGTATCATTTTTCAGGGTTAACCATAGTATTCCTGATTGTTTAGGGATTGTCTTTCACACACCTGAAGGGAATGTTGTTCACACTGGAGATTTCAAATTTGATTTAACACCGACGAATCAGCATCCAGATATTCACAAAATGGCCGCTATTGGTGAGCAAGGTGTCTTAGTGCTAATTTCGGAAAGCACAAATGCGGAACGGACAGGCCTGTCGCCATCCGAGCGAATGGTTGGCAGCCATTTGACCGAGGCTTTCATGAAAGCGGATGGAAAAATCTTCATTTCAACCTTTGCTTCGAATGTGAATCGCGTGCAGCAAGTGGTCGAATCTTGCATGAAGACGAATAGAAAGCTTGCCTTGCTTGGCAGAAGTATGGTGAATGTAGTTTCAGTAGCGATGGAACGCGGATATTTAACCGTTCCGGATGGGATGCTGATTGAGGCAAACGAAGTTGATCATCTTGCTCCTGAAAAAGTTGCCATTCTATGTACGGGGAGTCAAGGAGAGCCAATGGCTGCTCTTGCCCGCCTTGCCAGCGGAAATTATCGGGATATTTCCATTTACCCCGGAGACACCGTTATTTTAGCAGCTTCTCCAATACCAGGGAACGAAAAAGATGTTTCACGTATTATCGACAACTTATTTCAGCTGGGAGCTAAAGTGATTTATGGGTCTGGAAGCACAACAGGCATGCATGTTTCGGGACATGGATATCAGGAAGACCTAAAGCTCATGCTTACTCTGATGAAACCCACCTATTTTATTCCTGTTCATGGTGAATTTAGAATGCTTCACCATCATCGTCTGCTCGCCGAATCGGTTGGAGTCGAACCAGGAAACACGTTTACTATTAAAAATGGTGATGTCGTAGATGTCGAAAACTCTATTGCCCGTCAGACGCGGAGGATTCCATCGGGAGATACGTATGTTGACGGAATGGGCGTCGGCGATGTCGGGGAAATCGTGTTACGAGACCGTAAGCAGCTTTCTGAGGATGGCATGCTCGTCATTGTTTTAACATTAAGTAAAACGGACCGAAAAATTATTCAAGGACCTGATACAATTTCACGTGGATTTGTTTACGTAAAAGATTCTGAAGATCTCCTAAGAGAGATTAACCGCCTAGTTAAAAAAACGGTTAATGATCTCCAAGCCGAGAATATTCGGCAGTGGAATGTCATTAAACAAAATATTAAAAAATCAGTTGGCCAATATTTATTCGCAAAAACAAAGAGAAAGCCAATGATTTTGCCGATCATTATTGAAATTTGA